The following are encoded together in the Adhaeribacter arboris genome:
- a CDS encoding OmpH family outer membrane protein → MKKSFYLLVISACFSGNLFLSGCQQNAKVKEKSPAGTPAATDKPQVNLPASDSVTLQTQASVPAATQNQQKLGYINSADLLKVMPETKKAEASLQAYVNGLEKQFGGLQSSYQKQVTDFQAQEKTMVDAVKQTKIKAIQDLEQQLQQSQASGQQKVAAKREELFKPILDKAEKAVKDVGKENGYDYIFDASTGSFIYAKDSHNIMPLVKAKLNIK, encoded by the coding sequence ATGAAAAAATCATTTTATCTGTTAGTAATAAGTGCCTGTTTTAGTGGAAATCTTTTTCTTTCGGGCTGTCAGCAAAACGCTAAAGTAAAAGAAAAAAGCCCGGCTGGCACCCCTGCCGCAACAGATAAACCTCAGGTTAATTTACCGGCATCGGATTCCGTGACCCTGCAAACGCAGGCAAGTGTGCCTGCTGCCACCCAAAACCAGCAAAAGCTTGGCTACATTAACTCCGCCGATTTATTAAAAGTAATGCCCGAAACCAAAAAGGCCGAAGCGAGTTTGCAAGCCTACGTAAACGGTTTAGAAAAGCAATTTGGCGGTTTACAATCCAGTTATCAAAAGCAGGTTACTGATTTTCAAGCGCAGGAAAAAACCATGGTAGACGCGGTAAAACAAACTAAAATTAAAGCCATTCAGGACTTAGAGCAGCAACTGCAACAATCACAAGCATCGGGACAGCAAAAAGTAGCAGCTAAACGCGAAGAATTATTTAAGCCTATTTTAGATAAAGCCGAAAAAGCGGTAAAAGACGTGGGTAAAGAAAATGGCTACGATTATATTTTTGATGCCAGCACTGGCTCCTTTATTTACGCCAAAGACAGCCACAATATTATGCCGCTGGTCAAAGCTAAACTGAACATTAAGTAA
- a CDS encoding 3-keto-disaccharide hydrolase, producing the protein MFYNSYLRLLVCLSLFFGYSVNLTFAQQKLKTGQEKWISLYNGKDLTGWDIKIAGQKLNDNYKNTFRAEGDMIRVAYDQYQNFDGKYGHMYYKTPYSHYILRFEYRFLGNQVPGGEEWNVRNSGIMYHSQSAKSLTMTQEFPVSLEVQLLGGLGTGERHTGNLCTPGTQMHNLQGQLVSEHCIDSDSKTYNGDRWVKAEIQVYGDSLVRHIIEGDTVLTYQKPEIGEVAWKQGKEDAYSKIWKAQDGAPLKQGYIALQAESHAIDFRNLRLLNLKTATPPKPRTSRMVPKATTGKR; encoded by the coding sequence ATGTTTTATAATTCCTATTTACGCCTGCTAGTTTGTTTAAGCTTATTTTTTGGTTATTCTGTAAATCTGACGTTTGCTCAGCAAAAGCTGAAAACTGGTCAGGAGAAATGGATTTCGTTGTATAATGGCAAAGATTTAACCGGCTGGGATATTAAAATTGCGGGCCAAAAGCTAAACGATAACTACAAAAATACTTTCCGGGCAGAGGGCGATATGATCCGGGTAGCCTACGACCAATACCAAAATTTTGATGGCAAATACGGGCACATGTACTATAAAACACCTTATTCACATTATATTTTGCGGTTCGAGTACCGGTTTTTAGGCAATCAGGTGCCGGGCGGGGAGGAATGGAACGTACGGAATAGCGGTATTATGTACCATTCGCAATCGGCGAAAAGCTTAACCATGACGCAAGAGTTTCCGGTATCCTTGGAAGTACAATTATTAGGTGGGCTGGGCACCGGCGAACGTCATACCGGTAATTTATGCACGCCTGGTACTCAAATGCATAACCTGCAGGGCCAGTTGGTTTCGGAGCATTGCATTGATTCTGATTCTAAAACCTACAACGGCGATCGTTGGGTAAAAGCCGAAATACAGGTATACGGCGACTCGCTCGTGCGGCATATTATTGAAGGTGATACGGTATTAACCTACCAAAAACCGGAAATCGGGGAAGTTGCCTGGAAGCAAGGCAAAGAAGATGCTTACAGTAAAATATGGAAGGCCCAAGATGGCGCGCCTCTGAAACAAGGTTACATTGCCCTACAGGCAGAAAGCCACGCGATTGATTTCCGCAATTTACGTTTGCTCAATTTAAAAACTGCCACACCACCTAAACCCCGCACCAGTAGAATGGTACCAAAAGCTACTACCGGCAAAAGATAA